The DNA window CGTCTCAGTATTTCTGCCAAACGAATCTTGCATGCATTTCCCTCGCTAACAAGCAGCAACGAGGAAAAGCGGTTATTGCTGGAAACATTGAGAAAGACCATACGGGAGACTGCTTTGCACAAGAAGTTGCATGAAAACAAGCATAGGAGCGAAAAGAGAGATGATTGAGTTACGGGAGCACTATCAGGAAATATTGGATAGCTTGGGCGAAGCTGCAAAGATTGCCGGGAGAGAACCAAGTGACATTACGCTGATGGCAGTAAGCAAGACCCGTACATACCAGGAGATGCTGGACCTATACTCGTGCGGACAGCTCCTCTTTGGGGAAAACCGTGTACAGGAAGTACAGGAGAAGATTCCCCTAGCAAGACCGGAAGGGATGAGACTGCACCTGATAGGACACCTGCAGTCCAATAAGGCAAAAAAGGCTGTAGAGCTCTTTGATGGTATTGATAGTGTCGATTCCTTAAAGCTTGCCAAGAAAATTGAAGGATATCTTTCCCGTCCATTTCCCATCCTGCTTGAACTCAAGACAGCACAAGAAGAGTCAAAAAGTGGATTCACTTGTGAGGATGAGCTCTTCTCAGCTCTAGATGTCATTATGCAAAGTACCTATCTCCAGGTACGGGGGTTGATGACCATTGGTCCCTTGGATGGAGATGAGAAAATGGTAAGAGCAGCATTCTCACGACTGAGAAGGGCTTTTGAAGCTGTGCAAAAGCGATTTGCTCCTCCATCATTCGATACCCTGAGCATGGGTATGAGCAGTGACTACCGCCTGGCAATAGAGGAAGGTTCCAACCTGGTAAGGATTGGTACAAAGCTGTTCGGGAAACGGGGGTAAGCATGCGCCGAGTCATGGTAATCCTACTGCTACTGCTCATGATCTTCCCATTGCAACTATCAGCTGACCAACTCAAGGGGTATGAACCCTATGAGGAAGAAGAGTTCCCTCTATGGAGCTATAAGATCAGAAGGGCTGAGACGCTCTTCTTTGGTTCCATGGTTATCACGCTGCCTGTTGCTGCATTGCTGTATCGTGTTGCAGTGGATTCCAATCTTATTGAAACACCATCGACTGACCTGCAAAGCTTCCTCATGC is part of the uncultured Sphaerochaeta sp. genome and encodes:
- a CDS encoding YggS family pyridoxal phosphate-dependent enzyme, yielding MIELREHYQEILDSLGEAAKIAGREPSDITLMAVSKTRTYQEMLDLYSCGQLLFGENRVQEVQEKIPLARPEGMRLHLIGHLQSNKAKKAVELFDGIDSVDSLKLAKKIEGYLSRPFPILLELKTAQEESKSGFTCEDELFSALDVIMQSTYLQVRGLMTIGPLDGDEKMVRAAFSRLRRAFEAVQKRFAPPSFDTLSMGMSSDYRLAIEEGSNLVRIGTKLFGKRG